In a single window of the Nocardioides sp. L-11A genome:
- a CDS encoding Rieske (2Fe-2S) protein has protein sequence MTSSVSRRRALTGVATLGVGVPLLAACGDDGATADDPVAPDPTSTPTSAAPSDPAGATTTAEAAAGGLIATDAVPVGGGVVLKDEEVVVTQPAAGEFKAFTAICTHQGCLVGSVADGTIHCPCHDSSFSAADGSVEGGPANGPLSEITVTVVDGEVRRA, from the coding sequence ATGACTTCCTCCGTGAGCCGGCGGCGCGCACTGACCGGGGTCGCGACGCTCGGCGTCGGCGTTCCCCTCCTGGCCGCGTGTGGCGACGACGGCGCGACCGCCGACGACCCGGTGGCGCCCGACCCCACGTCGACCCCGACCTCGGCAGCGCCCTCCGATCCGGCGGGCGCGACCACGACGGCGGAGGCTGCGGCGGGTGGGCTGATCGCCACCGATGCCGTGCCCGTCGGCGGGGGCGTGGTGCTCAAGGACGAGGAGGTCGTGGTCACCCAGCCCGCGGCCGGCGAGTTCAAGGCGTTCACGGCGATCTGCACCCACCAGGGCTGCCTGGTGGGCTCGGTGGCGGACGGCACCATCCACTGTCCCTGCCATGACAGCTCCTTCTCGGCCGCCGACGGCTCGGTCGAGGGCGGCCCCGCCAACGGGCCGCTGAGCGAGATCACCGTCACCGTGGTCGACGGTGAGGTCCGGCGCGCATGA
- a CDS encoding Rieske (2Fe-2S) protein, with translation MTGIGEIRASRRIVFSGLGALGVAAALAGCAGGDGDGGSSGPKVAAGAELATTSEVPVGGGIVLTDEKVVVTQPTAGTFLAFTAVCTHQSLLVTSVEDGTIRCANHGSSYSATTGEVEGGPAGGPLAAVDITVEGDRILAA, from the coding sequence ATGACGGGGATCGGCGAGATCCGCGCCAGCCGCCGCATCGTCTTCTCCGGTCTCGGAGCGCTCGGCGTGGCCGCCGCGCTGGCCGGTTGTGCGGGTGGCGACGGAGACGGTGGGTCGTCCGGGCCGAAGGTCGCCGCGGGCGCGGAGCTGGCCACGACTTCCGAAGTGCCGGTGGGCGGCGGCATCGTCCTCACCGACGAGAAGGTCGTGGTCACCCAGCCGACGGCGGGCACGTTCCTGGCGTTCACGGCCGTCTGCACGCACCAGAGCCTTCTCGTGACCTCGGTCGAGGACGGCACGATCCGCTGCGCCAACCACGGTTCGTCCTACTCGGCGACCACCGGGGAGGTCGAGGGCGGACCGGCCGGCGGCCCGCTGGCCGCGGTCGACATCACGGTCGAGGGCGACCGGATCCTCGCCGCCTGA
- a CDS encoding pyridine nucleotide-disulfide oxidoreductase yields the protein MRCRDAYGYELTTGPLAADAYVDGVRDLLRLRTGAADRIATAIALDPTFALGHAALALLGHEMCVEVDIAARLADARLHAARATERERSHVDAVEQHLRGDPAPLVTHLASYPLDALLLSVAMPTIAFAGVTDVPETAWRIVEDAAPAYGDDPWITGLMAFVRQEQRRFDEAMDLSCRSLSAEPSGGHAAHARAHAHYETGDHAAGLAWMDAWITGAGAATDSLTHFSWHAALHELSTGDLAAVRSRYDSQLQPRHAVGCRALVDSGSLLFRWAITADARDVPPLDEVVAVTGRDVLERPGTAFLGLHAAVALLAVDDRAALQRLSDWCSAHPNPTHREVVAPLAAALGLLAAGRSSAAADRLAALGTSTWRLGGSDAQREIVEEARIAALLRAGRYDDARLVLDARLDRRDSPRDRRWRAQAARIRSPSTVMSTAASGPPAGPPSTSPVVAE from the coding sequence ATGCGATGTCGGGATGCCTACGGCTACGAGCTCACCACCGGTCCGCTGGCCGCCGACGCCTATGTCGACGGCGTCCGCGACCTGCTCCGGCTGCGCACCGGCGCCGCCGACCGGATCGCCACGGCCATCGCCCTCGACCCGACCTTCGCGCTCGGGCATGCCGCGCTCGCCCTGCTCGGCCACGAGATGTGCGTGGAGGTCGACATCGCGGCCCGCCTGGCGGACGCGCGGCTGCACGCCGCCCGGGCGACCGAACGCGAGCGCAGCCATGTGGACGCGGTCGAGCAGCACCTACGGGGTGACCCCGCTCCCCTCGTGACCCACCTGGCGTCGTACCCGCTCGACGCGCTGCTGCTCTCCGTGGCGATGCCGACCATCGCCTTCGCCGGTGTGACCGATGTCCCCGAGACGGCCTGGCGGATCGTCGAGGACGCCGCGCCGGCGTACGGCGACGACCCGTGGATCACCGGGCTGATGGCGTTCGTGCGCCAGGAGCAGCGGCGCTTCGACGAGGCGATGGACCTGTCGTGCCGCTCGCTGAGCGCCGAGCCGTCCGGCGGGCACGCCGCCCATGCCCGCGCGCACGCCCACTACGAGACGGGCGATCATGCGGCCGGCCTCGCCTGGATGGACGCGTGGATCACGGGCGCCGGTGCTGCTACCGACAGCCTGACCCACTTCTCGTGGCACGCGGCGCTCCACGAGCTGTCGACCGGCGACCTGGCAGCCGTCCGGAGTCGCTACGACAGCCAACTGCAGCCCCGCCACGCCGTCGGCTGCCGAGCCCTCGTCGACAGCGGGTCGCTGCTCTTCCGCTGGGCCATCACGGCCGATGCCCGCGACGTGCCACCCCTCGACGAGGTCGTCGCTGTCACCGGCCGTGACGTGCTCGAACGGCCCGGGACGGCCTTCCTCGGCCTGCATGCCGCGGTGGCGCTGCTGGCCGTCGACGACCGGGCCGCTCTGCAGCGGCTCTCCGACTGGTGCTCCGCACACCCCAACCCGACCCACCGGGAGGTGGTGGCGCCGCTCGCCGCCGCCCTCGGCCTCCTCGCGGCGGGGCGGAGCTCGGCAGCTGCCGACCGCCTCGCCGCGCTGGGCACGTCGACCTGGCGCCTCGGCGGCTCCGACGCGCAGCGCGAGATCGTCGAGGAGGCCCGGATCGCGGCCCTACTGCGCGCCGGCCGGTACGACGACGCCCGGCTCGTCCTCGATGCCCGGCTCGACCGCCGGGACTCCCCACGCGACCGGCGCTGGCGCGCTCAGGCGGCGAGGATCCGGTCGCCCTCGACCGTGATGTCGACCGCGGCCAGCGGGCCGCCGGCCGGTCCGCCCTCGACCTCCCCGGTGGTCGCCGAGTAG